In Candidatus Aenigmatarchaeota archaeon, one DNA window encodes the following:
- a CDS encoding NADH-quinone oxidoreductase subunit F (part of NADH-ubiquinone oxidoreductase complex I; shuttles electrons from NADH, via FMN and iron-sulfur (Fe-S) centers, to quinones in the respiratory chain; NuoF is part of the soluble NADH dehydrogenase fragment, which represents the electron input part of NADH dehydrogenase) yields the protein MQLLTNTCWRGYEKALKRSPKKVIGLVKESGLRGRSGSNYPTGQKWESMGKGERYLVCNADEGEPGTFKDRFIMENNPSLLIEGMAIAAYAMGIRRAWIYLRGEYSYIRPKLEAEIKKSSSRLKKIGLRITVVLGAGAYLCGEESAILESMEGNRPIVRRKPPYPVQAGLNGRPTCVNNVETLATIPLILDGTWNPELTVVCLSGDLQAPGVYEAKLGTPLGEIIAMGKPKEEPKAVYFGASAGCLPYKNFRKMPFDEKSFSGTGAMMGSRALIVVGQNRSIPEVSKIFAEFFVHESCGYCTPCREGNFRVLEALRKMRDKKSCRSDLKIIQALVPDIRDTSYCTLGRFSTTHLECALRYFKKEFLEVCR from the coding sequence ATGCAACTGCTAACTAACACTTGCTGGAGGGGCTATGAAAAAGCGCTCAAGAGAAGCCCGAAAAAGGTTATAGGGCTGGTAAAGGAGTCAGGGCTTCGCGGCAGAAGCGGCTCGAATTATCCTACGGGACAGAAGTGGGAGTCGATGGGAAAAGGCGAGCGCTACCTTGTATGCAATGCGGATGAGGGCGAGCCGGGAACGTTTAAGGACAGGTTCATAATGGAAAATAATCCTTCACTTCTTATTGAGGGAATGGCGATTGCCGCCTACGCAATGGGAATCCGGCGGGCGTGGATTTACCTCCGGGGGGAATATTCCTACATTCGGCCAAAGCTTGAAGCCGAGATAAAAAAATCCTCTTCACGGCTGAAGAAGATTGGGCTTAGGATTACGGTTGTGCTTGGAGCCGGGGCGTACCTCTGCGGCGAGGAGTCGGCAATTCTCGAATCCATGGAGGGAAACCGCCCCATCGTAAGAAGGAAGCCCCCTTATCCTGTTCAGGCAGGTCTGAATGGTCGGCCTACCTGCGTCAACAATGTCGAAACCCTGGCAACTATTCCCCTGATACTTGACGGAACGTGGAACCCAGAGCTTACCGTTGTGTGCCTTTCAGGAGACCTTCAGGCCCCGGGAGTTTATGAGGCCAAGCTTGGAACTCCCCTTGGTGAGATTATCGCAATGGGAAAGCCAAAAGAGGAGCCAAAGGCAGTTTATTTTGGGGCGTCGGCTGGGTGCCTTCCATACAAAAATTTCAGGAAGATGCCTTTTGATGAAAAAAGCTTTTCCGGAACCGGCGCTATGATGGGCTCAAGAGCCCTTATCGTGGTGGGTCAGAATCGGAGCATACCGGAAGTGTCCAAGATATTTGCCGAGTTTTTTGTCCATGAGTCCTGCGGCTATTGCACTCCGTGCAGGGAGGGAAATTTCCGCGTTCTTGAAGCGCTCAGGAAAATGCGCGACAAGAAGTCGTGCAGGTCTGACCTTAAAATAATACAGGCGCTTGTGCCAGATATCCGTGACACGTCTTACTGCACGCTTGGGCGGTTTTCGACAACCCACCTTGAGTGCGCGCTCAGGTATTTCAAAAAAGAATTCCTTGAAGTATGCAGGTAA
- a CDS encoding YcaO-like family protein, whose protein sequence is MQQIMLEACPKKYTYDQDKAELPEKTLENVLGILKDRHIEVEFREVQSLLGIPFYKLMSTDPERNYSSYLFSGSSSGKGSTRFQSKCSALMEWVERVNAGQIPTRLLNSEEMVHCSYNELCTNSRIAPKEMLSYSFHPSFKSNASEEILRHKKMHYLKFQCLSGQEGAYLPIFWHLYFNCSNGLAAGNTYEEAILQALCEVVERNNVIETRLRNLKYRREIVLDTDYKPLRDMSEVLHKQGITPIIEDWSCPIPIPTMHCRFGPRAGYGTSTSPIKSAIRAITEMVQDYAINEKHCLPPQENIIYPPADKKIELSKIKSLERQDILSEIKEIVSTLNSMGYQTYVRDISLQIPVPTVLVVVPGLKCYDFRNQERHLLDFKSNLVQYYNDYLIYLR, encoded by the coding sequence ATGCAACAAATAATGCTGGAAGCTTGTCCCAAAAAATACACCTATGATCAAGACAAGGCAGAATTGCCCGAAAAAACATTGGAAAATGTACTAGGCATACTAAAAGACAGACATATAGAAGTAGAATTCAGGGAAGTCCAAAGCCTACTGGGAATCCCGTTTTACAAGTTGATGTCCACCGACCCCGAACGAAATTACTCCTCATATCTATTTTCAGGCAGCTCTTCTGGAAAAGGATCAACGCGCTTCCAGTCAAAATGCAGCGCCCTTATGGAGTGGGTCGAGCGAGTAAACGCAGGGCAAATCCCAACTAGACTACTCAACAGCGAAGAGATGGTCCATTGCAGCTATAATGAACTCTGTACAAACTCCAGAATCGCCCCGAAAGAAATGCTGTCCTACAGCTTCCACCCCTCATTTAAAAGCAATGCCTCAGAAGAGATACTGAGACATAAAAAAATGCACTACCTGAAGTTCCAGTGCCTTTCCGGACAAGAGGGGGCATACCTTCCAATATTCTGGCACCTGTATTTCAACTGCTCAAACGGACTTGCTGCAGGGAATACTTATGAGGAAGCAATCCTTCAAGCATTGTGTGAAGTCGTAGAGCGTAATAATGTCATTGAAACAAGGCTGAGAAATCTAAAATATCGAAGAGAAATAGTGCTAGATACCGATTATAAGCCCTTGAGAGATATGTCTGAGGTGCTTCACAAACAAGGAATAACCCCCATTATAGAGGACTGGAGTTGTCCGATACCAATACCTACAATGCACTGCCGATTTGGACCCAGAGCGGGCTATGGAACCAGCACTAGCCCCATAAAGTCTGCCATAAGAGCGATAACTGAAATGGTTCAGGACTATGCGATAAACGAAAAACACTGCCTTCCGCCGCAGGAAAATATAATCTATCCTCCGGCGGATAAAAAGATAGAGCTAAGCAAAATAAAAAGTCTGGAAAGGCAGGATATCCTTTCAGAGATAAAGGAAATCGTCAGCACCCTTAATTCCATGGGGTACCAGACCTATGTCAGGGACATCTCCCTACAGATACCTGTGCCTACGGTTCTGGTGGTTGTTCCTGGGCTTAAATGCTATGATTTCAGAAATCAAGAGAGGCATCTTCTGGATTTTAAGAGCAACCTTGTCCAGTATTATAACGATTACCTCATATACCTGCGCTAA
- a CDS encoding YcaO-like family protein translates to MQNLVRDPETLFEAYEGLPKESSIPISQLLSYGYHPSFYAPNAGQVFRKKKMMFMKVHCLTDKTEKYLPLFWHLYFYGTNGFASGNTYEEAVLRALCEVI, encoded by the coding sequence ATGCAGAACCTTGTAAGAGACCCGGAAACCTTGTTTGAGGCGTATGAAGGGCTCCCTAAAGAGTCGTCTATTCCAATCAGCCAACTGCTTTCCTATGGCTACCACCCTTCATTTTACGCTCCCAATGCAGGGCAAGTCTTTAGGAAAAAGAAAATGATGTTCATGAAGGTCCACTGCCTGACAGACAAAACTGAAAAATACCTGCCGCTTTTCTGGCATCTCTATTTTTACGGAACAAATGGGTTTGCTTCCGGGAACACTTACGAAGAAGCGGTTCTTCGGGCGCTTTGCGAAGTTATCTAA
- a CDS encoding NAD(P)H-dependent oxidoreductase subunit E, protein MGKLDLLIKSCRNGEIELLTVLEEIVRQEGYVSFEKLDKVSRGLGMPLAKLYGVASFYAFLPTKKCGQHIIRVCGSPSCYLNKSFTLLDFLKKELGVKLGDTTTDGKFTLEKASCLGQCDKAPSMMVDGKVYTNLTEEKIRQILAGLD, encoded by the coding sequence ATGGGGAAACTGGATTTGCTCATCAAATCCTGCAGGAATGGCGAAATCGAGCTTTTAACCGTTCTTGAGGAGATTGTCCGGCAGGAGGGATATGTTTCTTTTGAAAAGCTTGACAAGGTAAGCCGTGGCCTTGGAATGCCTTTAGCAAAGCTTTATGGGGTTGCCAGCTTTTATGCTTTTCTTCCGACAAAAAAGTGCGGACAGCATATTATACGCGTTTGTGGGAGCCCTTCCTGCTACCTGAATAAGTCCTTCACGCTTCTTGACTTTCTTAAAAAAGAGCTGGGGGTGAAGCTTGGAGATACGACAACCGACGGAAAATTCACGCTTGAGAAGGCGTCATGCCTTGGGCAGTGCGACAAGGCCCCCTCAATGATGGTTGACGGCAAGGTTTACACGAACCTTACTGAGGAAAAAATACGGCAGATTCTTGCCGGGCTTGATTGA